From Algoriphagus sp. NG3, the proteins below share one genomic window:
- a CDS encoding SAM-dependent chlorinase/fluorinase, which translates to MALVTFLSDFGDKDYYVPAVKAKMLAVNPQLNIIDISHNIDTFDIAHAAFVLRATFRDFPKGTVHLVCLNTTGSITHGYIGVKLEEHIFIGPNNGILSLLADHDPGILVQFADIHLQDSTFPAKDILAPIAAKVASGAAIHDFGGPLKNFRKLMSRHPKATRENIIGHVLRVDRYGNLITNINKAIFEKLNPGKFTIEFGRESVNKLHKGYDQVEPGDCFAFFNSLDLLEIGINHGHGGDLLGLKYDSVVYITFHP; encoded by the coding sequence ATGGCATTGGTTACATTCCTCTCAGATTTCGGGGACAAAGATTACTACGTACCGGCAGTAAAAGCTAAAATGCTTGCCGTAAATCCGCAGCTCAACATCATCGATATTTCGCACAACATCGACACGTTTGACATTGCCCATGCTGCATTTGTGCTACGTGCAACATTCAGGGATTTCCCTAAAGGAACCGTACACTTGGTATGTCTAAATACGACAGGTAGCATTACGCATGGCTATATCGGGGTAAAACTGGAAGAACATATTTTTATCGGCCCAAACAATGGAATCCTGAGCCTCCTAGCCGACCATGACCCAGGAATTCTTGTCCAGTTTGCAGACATTCACTTGCAGGACTCCACTTTCCCGGCAAAGGACATTCTAGCGCCGATCGCCGCAAAAGTGGCCAGCGGAGCAGCTATCCATGATTTTGGGGGGCCTTTGAAAAACTTCCGAAAACTAATGTCCCGCCACCCAAAAGCCACACGGGAAAACATTATCGGGCATGTACTCCGTGTAGATCGTTACGGAAACCTGATCACCAACATCAACAAAGCCATTTTCGAAAAATTAAATCCGGGTAAATTCACTATCGAGTTCGGCAGGGAATCGGTAAACAAGCTTCATAAAGGCTATGATCAGGTGGAGCCAGGTGACTGCTTTGCCTTCTTCAACAGTCTCGATTTATTGGAGATTGGAATCAACCATGGACATGGGGGAGATTTGCTTGGATTGAAATATGATAGTGTCGTGTATATAACCTTCCATCCCTGA
- a CDS encoding arylesterase, which produces MNLTLKDLFSHSFLLLLAVLVISCSEQKTETAKEQHTAQEAAKVKSDEKIILFFGNSLTAAYGIDPEDGFAGLTQQRIDSLGLDYKVINGGLSGETTAGGLSRLDWFLEEKPDVFILELGGNDGLRGIELSETKNNLIKIIDKVRSKFPDTKIILAGMQIPPNMGQEYATQFTSMYPAVAEEKEVTLIPFLLENVGGIPELNLPDGIHPTEEGHQIVFETIWPFIKNEIE; this is translated from the coding sequence ATGAACTTGACTTTAAAAGACCTCTTTAGCCACTCTTTTCTGCTTCTGCTAGCTGTTCTAGTTATTTCCTGTTCGGAGCAAAAAACTGAGACTGCAAAGGAACAGCATACAGCTCAAGAAGCCGCAAAAGTTAAATCCGACGAGAAAATCATTTTGTTCTTTGGGAATAGCTTGACTGCAGCCTACGGTATCGACCCGGAAGATGGATTTGCCGGACTGACGCAGCAGCGAATTGACAGCCTGGGATTAGATTATAAGGTGATCAATGGTGGACTTTCAGGAGAAACTACCGCAGGAGGATTAAGTAGGCTAGACTGGTTTCTGGAGGAAAAACCAGATGTTTTTATACTGGAACTGGGAGGAAATGATGGCTTGCGCGGAATCGAACTAAGTGAAACAAAAAACAACTTAATTAAGATCATCGATAAGGTCAGATCAAAATTCCCTGATACAAAAATCATCTTGGCCGGCATGCAGATACCACCGAATATGGGTCAAGAGTACGCAACCCAGTTCACTTCAATGTATCCTGCTGTGGCGGAAGAAAAAGAGGTGACACTTATTCCCTTTTTGTTGGAAAACGTAGGGGGAATTCCTGAACTGAATCTACCTGACGGCATTCACCCCACGGAAGAAGGGCATCAGATAGTATTTGAGACGATATGGCCTTTTATAAAGAATGAGATTGAGTAG
- a CDS encoding ABC transporter permease, translated as MWKNYLRIAYRNLLKHKIFSVINLLGLAIGMTACLAILQYVRFELSYDRFHEKSERIFRVQHDRYIDGELQYQKAQAFIPTGEAMMNEYAEVEDYTTMFRISAESDIVMTHLANDGEMLRFPEKEVYHVKGNFFEVFSFPIIEGNSEIKQLEPKTVLVSQSTASKYFGNESAIGKIISHNYAENYEIVGVFEDIPENAHMKFDFLFSWQEVSSQDSGGDNENWRWDGFYTYLLLSPDADIPVLEAKFPSFVEKYKANNVNASISSAFSLQPLTSIHLNSNLLAEAEPNSEAKIVYALLAIAVFVMIIAWINFINLSISRSLERSKEVGVRKVIGSSRLQLIKQFLTESLVMNLLAISLSCIFLYLLDPYLSSFIGGGSALSLFSSTDFLIGIILLILIGSALAGMYPAFVTSSFKPVLALKGGYTNHHKGSLFSLKHGLIVFQFVISIALIAASTVAYRQLSLMKNSSLGIDIESTIVVNTQATFGPPGSDSVFTRRLAAFRDKLNANERVEGITASYDIPGKEHLSMMPNFRHSKNQEELVTLYFTRMDYDFIPTFDIELIAGRNFIEGVDNQYSIILNKEAVQVLGFENLEDAIGQEVNWGNKTLAKAEVVGVVDFRAVSYKETNYPVAYTSTLFPYKYVSVKFDEIDGANAPEHVAMIQNSWNAVFPDQPFEFFFLDDFFNSQYLADQKFGQLLSAFTFLAIIVAGLGLYGITLLTISQRIKEVGLRKIMGASVSQIVALLSKQFMVLVLVAGVLSVPIIKFTMEQWLANYPYRVEITWWIYMLPIVLILLITCFTISFQIIKASMINPAKLLRYE; from the coding sequence ATGTGGAAAAATTACTTACGCATAGCTTATCGGAATCTCCTCAAGCATAAAATTTTTAGCGTGATCAACCTGCTTGGCCTTGCAATAGGAATGACGGCCTGCCTTGCCATCCTACAGTACGTGAGGTTTGAACTGAGCTACGACCGCTTTCACGAAAAGTCAGAAAGGATCTTTCGTGTCCAACATGACCGGTATATCGATGGGGAACTCCAATACCAAAAAGCCCAGGCATTTATACCCACAGGTGAAGCAATGATGAATGAATATGCTGAGGTGGAAGATTACACCACTATGTTCAGAATCAGTGCGGAATCAGATATAGTCATGACCCATTTGGCAAATGATGGTGAAATGTTAAGGTTCCCCGAAAAGGAAGTTTACCATGTGAAGGGAAATTTCTTTGAAGTCTTTTCTTTTCCCATCATAGAAGGAAATTCAGAAATCAAACAGTTGGAGCCAAAGACGGTCTTGGTTTCCCAATCCACTGCATCTAAATATTTTGGAAACGAGTCGGCTATCGGAAAAATCATCAGTCATAATTATGCGGAAAATTATGAGATAGTAGGTGTTTTTGAGGATATTCCAGAGAATGCCCATATGAAATTTGACTTCCTCTTTTCCTGGCAAGAAGTATCAAGCCAAGACAGCGGCGGTGACAATGAAAACTGGAGATGGGACGGATTTTACACTTATCTTCTATTATCTCCAGATGCTGATATTCCAGTATTAGAAGCGAAATTCCCATCATTTGTAGAAAAATATAAAGCAAACAATGTAAACGCCAGCATCAGTTCGGCATTCTCACTTCAGCCGCTGACATCCATTCATCTAAATTCCAACTTACTGGCTGAGGCAGAGCCCAACAGTGAGGCAAAAATCGTCTATGCCTTATTGGCTATAGCTGTTTTTGTGATGATCATTGCCTGGATCAACTTTATCAATTTATCAATCTCCAGATCACTGGAAAGATCGAAGGAAGTTGGAGTCCGAAAAGTCATCGGATCCAGCAGATTGCAGCTTATAAAGCAGTTCCTAACTGAATCGCTTGTAATGAACCTACTGGCAATTTCCCTTTCATGCATTTTCTTGTATTTGCTTGACCCATACCTCTCCTCTTTCATCGGTGGAGGATCAGCTCTTTCACTTTTTTCCAGTACTGATTTTCTCATAGGAATTATATTGCTTATACTCATTGGCAGTGCATTGGCCGGAATGTACCCTGCATTTGTCACCTCTTCCTTTAAGCCTGTACTTGCGCTGAAAGGTGGCTACACAAATCATCACAAGGGATCACTTTTCAGTCTGAAACATGGTCTGATTGTATTTCAGTTTGTGATCTCCATTGCGTTGATTGCCGCTTCCACTGTTGCCTATCGACAACTCAGCTTAATGAAAAACAGCAGCTTGGGCATCGACATCGAAAGCACTATAGTCGTCAATACCCAAGCCACTTTTGGCCCTCCGGGATCAGATTCTGTCTTTACCAGAAGACTGGCCGCCTTTAGGGATAAGCTGAATGCAAATGAGCGGGTGGAGGGAATAACAGCTTCCTATGATATCCCGGGAAAAGAGCACCTGAGTATGATGCCCAATTTTAGACATTCCAAAAACCAAGAAGAGCTGGTGACTCTATATTTCACACGAATGGACTACGATTTTATCCCCACATTTGATATTGAACTAATTGCAGGAAGAAATTTTATTGAAGGTGTGGACAATCAGTACTCGATAATATTGAACAAGGAAGCTGTTCAGGTTTTAGGCTTTGAAAACTTGGAAGATGCCATTGGTCAAGAAGTCAATTGGGGAAATAAAACGCTAGCGAAAGCTGAAGTTGTAGGAGTGGTGGATTTCAGGGCAGTTTCGTATAAAGAAACAAATTATCCAGTGGCTTACACCTCCACTTTATTCCCATACAAATACGTCTCTGTCAAATTTGATGAGATCGATGGAGCAAACGCCCCTGAGCATGTAGCGATGATCCAGAATAGTTGGAATGCAGTTTTTCCCGATCAGCCGTTTGAATTTTTCTTTTTGGATGATTTTTTCAACAGTCAATATCTAGCCGACCAGAAATTTGGGCAGCTGCTGAGTGCCTTTACTTTTCTAGCAATTATAGTGGCTGGTTTAGGGCTTTATGGCATTACCCTCCTTACTATATCTCAGCGAATTAAGGAGGTAGGGTTACGAAAAATCATGGGTGCCTCAGTGTCTCAGATCGTCGCATTGCTTTCGAAGCAATTCATGGTCTTAGTTCTAGTGGCAGGGGTGCTTTCCGTGCCGATTATTAAGTTTACTATGGAGCAATGGCTGGCAAACTACCCTTATCGGGTTGAAATCACTTGGTGGATCTATATGCTTCCAATAGTCCTGATTTTACTGATCACCTGCTTTACCATAAGCTTCCAGATTATTAAAGCCTCCATGATTAATCCCGCCAAATTGCTTAGGTATGAGTAG
- a CDS encoding PhoH family protein, with translation MVEKVITLENVPLAEFLGEANENIRQIAAAFPQSKIISRGNEIRIQGGAPEILRINDVLNLLLEHVDRFGHLTPENVKDYLDVEGVPFEDANRDQVIVFGNKGIVIKPKSANQRKLVESAMTNDLVFALGPAGTGKTYIAVALAVRALKNREVKRIIITRPAVEAGENLGFLPGDLQEKLDPYLRPIYDALQDMVPAEKLKYYQETRVIEIAPLAYMRGRTLHDAFVLLDEAQNTTNEQIKMFLTRMGPNSKVIITGDQTQVDLPVRQKSGLSQALKILKDVKGIGMVHLSGKDVVRHRLVKSIIEAYEKDHYKKEQESNESSSRKDNP, from the coding sequence TTGGTAGAAAAAGTCATCACATTAGAAAATGTCCCCTTGGCAGAATTTTTAGGCGAAGCCAATGAGAATATCCGGCAAATTGCCGCTGCCTTTCCACAAAGTAAAATTATTTCCAGAGGCAATGAAATCAGGATCCAAGGGGGAGCTCCTGAGATCCTGAGGATCAATGATGTTCTCAACCTCCTACTGGAGCACGTGGACAGATTTGGTCATCTTACTCCCGAAAATGTCAAGGATTATCTGGATGTAGAAGGTGTGCCATTCGAGGATGCAAATCGTGATCAGGTAATAGTATTTGGCAACAAGGGAATAGTAATCAAGCCTAAATCCGCTAATCAGCGAAAACTCGTGGAATCTGCCATGACCAATGATCTGGTCTTTGCTTTAGGGCCGGCAGGAACGGGGAAAACCTACATCGCAGTGGCTCTGGCCGTAAGGGCGCTGAAAAACAGGGAGGTTAAGCGTATCATAATCACCAGGCCGGCGGTGGAAGCCGGAGAAAATCTCGGGTTTCTACCTGGAGATCTCCAGGAGAAACTGGATCCTTATTTAAGGCCGATTTACGATGCGTTGCAGGATATGGTGCCGGCAGAAAAGCTGAAATACTACCAAGAAACCCGTGTCATTGAAATAGCTCCACTGGCTTATATGCGTGGACGAACACTTCATGATGCATTCGTATTGTTGGATGAAGCGCAGAATACCACTAATGAGCAGATCAAAATGTTTTTGACTCGTATGGGGCCAAACTCCAAAGTGATCATCACTGGTGACCAGACTCAGGTGGATCTGCCAGTGAGGCAAAAAAGCGGGTTGTCACAAGCCTTAAAAATACTCAAAGACGTGAAAGGGATAGGGATGGTACACTTGAGTGGTAAGGATGTGGTAAGGCACAGGTTGGTGAAATCCATAATAGAAGCATACGAAAAAGACCATTATAAAAAAGAACAAGAAAGCAATGAGTCCTCAAGTAGAAAAGATAACCCGTGA
- a CDS encoding Txe/YoeB family addiction module toxin yields the protein MNTIFLSKGWEDYQYWIDADIKLFRKINKLIKECQRTPFEGIGKPEPLKNELSGWWSRRIDREHRLVYRVKNGTLEIAQCRHHY from the coding sequence ATGAATACTATTTTTTTATCTAAAGGATGGGAAGATTATCAATATTGGATTGACGCAGATATAAAGCTTTTTAGAAAAATCAATAAACTGATAAAAGAATGTCAACGCACTCCATTTGAAGGAATAGGCAAACCTGAACCTTTGAAAAACGAATTATCCGGTTGGTGGTCTCGAAGAATTGACAGAGAACATCGCCTTGTCTATCGAGTCAAAAACGGAACTTTAGAAATCGCTCAATGCAGACATCATTATTAA
- a CDS encoding ABC transporter ATP-binding protein, whose amino-acid sequence MNILSVSNLSKVYQSGSRKLTVLDAINFDIQAGEIISIVGPSGSGKTTLLGLCAGLDSASTGNVSLNGANLQTMNEDQRAAVRNQHVGFIFQNFQLLPTLTALENVMVPLELKKRKDARTKAQELLDKVGLGDRGTHYPTQLSGGEQQRVSIARAFANEPKILFADEPTGNLDTETGEMIEKLIFDLNTEQGTTLILVTHDLELAAKTQRIIHIKGGKIQEGEDA is encoded by the coding sequence ATGAATATATTATCAGTATCAAACCTGAGCAAGGTTTACCAAAGCGGTAGTAGGAAACTAACTGTCCTTGATGCCATTAATTTTGATATACAAGCAGGAGAGATCATCTCCATAGTAGGACCTTCGGGCAGCGGAAAGACAACCCTCTTGGGGCTTTGCGCAGGGCTTGACTCCGCAAGTACGGGTAACGTAAGCCTGAACGGAGCGAATCTCCAGACCATGAATGAGGATCAGCGCGCCGCAGTCCGAAATCAACACGTAGGATTTATTTTCCAGAATTTCCAATTGCTGCCTACCTTGACCGCTCTGGAAAATGTGATGGTGCCACTGGAACTGAAAAAAAGAAAAGATGCCCGTACTAAAGCTCAGGAGCTTTTGGATAAAGTGGGGCTGGGTGATCGTGGTACTCACTATCCCACCCAGCTTTCGGGAGGAGAGCAGCAGCGTGTTTCTATCGCCAGGGCGTTTGCCAATGAGCCCAAAATACTTTTTGCTGACGAACCGACTGGAAATCTCGATACAGAAACGGGCGAGATGATCGAGAAATTGATTTTTGACCTGAATACAGAACAAGGGACTACGCTTATTTTAGTGACTCACGATTTGGAACTGGCAGCAAAAACCCAACGCATCATTCATATAAAGGGCGGAAAAATACAGGAGGGTGAAGATGCCTGA
- a CDS encoding GIY-YIG nuclease family protein codes for MNPTFFVYALKSINRNYIYVGLTDNPERRLEQHNKGLNKTIKPYAPFSRIYLEEVGTREKARIREKYLKSGAGKEFLRSLI; via the coding sequence ATGAATCCTACTTTTTTCGTCTATGCCCTTAAAAGCATCAATCGTAATTACATCTATGTAGGCCTTACTGACAATCCTGAAAGAAGGTTAGAACAACATAATAAAGGCCTCAATAAAACAATAAAACCTTACGCTCCTTTTTCCAGAATCTATCTAGAAGAAGTTGGAACGAGAGAAAAGGCCAGAATCCGTGAAAAATATCTTAAAAGTGGGGCTGGAAAAGAATTCCTTCGATCATTGATTTAG
- a CDS encoding DUF3575 domain-containing protein has translation MKKVIFTLILLSGIALSGYSQAVVSSSSQRSGDFTNEVKANFLNLIWLGSVELGYERYLSPDHSLDLQVMINDRFGFNNQKNGKTYKTNSIQAAMNFYFGDNANGRIYIYPLAKIRFGDFEEPADNGGVNTTDMNAFILGAGVGYKWEVSNNFAFGPYASIARNFSSEVSDRFSNVELNGGFSLGYRF, from the coding sequence ATGAAAAAGGTAATTTTTACTTTAATCCTGCTTAGTGGTATTGCTTTATCTGGTTATTCGCAAGCAGTGGTCTCATCTAGTAGCCAAAGATCCGGTGATTTCACCAATGAAGTGAAGGCGAATTTCCTTAACCTGATTTGGCTGGGCTCTGTGGAGTTAGGGTATGAGCGGTATTTGAGCCCAGATCATTCTCTAGACCTGCAAGTGATGATTAATGACAGATTTGGGTTCAATAATCAGAAAAATGGCAAGACATACAAAACGAACTCTATTCAGGCTGCTATGAACTTTTACTTTGGAGATAACGCTAACGGAAGGATTTACATTTATCCTTTGGCTAAAATCAGGTTCGGGGATTTTGAAGAACCCGCTGACAATGGTGGTGTAAATACCACAGATATGAATGCCTTTATTCTTGGCGCAGGCGTGGGATACAAATGGGAAGTTTCTAACAATTTCGCTTTTGGGCCATATGCGAGTATTGCGAGAAATTTCAGCTCCGAGGTTTCCGATAGATTCAGTAATGTTGAGCTAAATGGAGGCTTTAGCTTAGGATATAGGTTTTAA
- a CDS encoding GNAT family N-acetyltransferase: MSPQVEKITRDEQLRAAYKIREKVFVIEQKVNPRDEYDEYEKESRHFIAYLNGEAVGTARWRFTPKGVKLERFAVLKSARGKGVGQVLVDAVLKDIHATPDTASKTKYLHAQLTAVPLYAKFGFEKVGEVFEECAILHFKMQLAK; this comes from the coding sequence ATGAGTCCTCAAGTAGAAAAGATAACCCGTGATGAGCAGCTTAGGGCAGCATATAAGATCAGGGAAAAAGTCTTTGTAATAGAGCAGAAGGTGAATCCGCGGGACGAGTACGATGAATATGAGAAAGAGTCCAGACATTTCATAGCTTATCTCAATGGGGAGGCAGTAGGTACTGCTCGGTGGCGGTTTACTCCTAAAGGAGTCAAATTGGAGCGATTTGCGGTATTGAAAAGCGCACGGGGCAAAGGGGTTGGGCAAGTTCTGGTGGATGCGGTTTTGAAAGATATACATGCCACCCCTGACACTGCAAGTAAAACCAAATACCTCCATGCACAGTTAACAGCAGTGCCTCTATATGCTAAATTTGGCTTTGAAAAAGTAGGGGAGGTATTTGAAGAGTGTGCTATTTTGCATTTTAAGATGCAATTGGCCAAATAA
- a CDS encoding ABC transporter permease, with translation MPDFGWIMKMAFRDFRKNISRLLLFVSSIVVGIAALVAISSFGENLTNDINNQAKELLGADLVLENNQPLGEQPVDSIAIETASEVNFASMVAFPQTGASRLTQVRALEGAFPFYGLLETIPASGDEDFRSGGKKALVEKTLMAQFGAEVGGMIKVGNVEFIIAGELQSVPGQTGITATVAPAVYIPMEYLEETGLVQYGSRVNYNRYYQFAPGTNVDELIKPFEDQWEIDRIDADTVEDQKRSTGRSFSNMSNFLSLVAFIALLLGCVGVASAVNVFVKEKLASVAVLRCLGVSSRDVLFIYLAEIKIMGLIGAILGAFLGTLLQYVLPTVFADFLPVEVSFGISWLSVGFGVITGLFVSVLFALLPLLKVRNVSPMATLRPETADTTLLRDPLRWLVILAILAFIWGFSFYLLDRVDFAFGFTGFVVLAFGVLWGVAQVIIWAVRKFLPISFSYPLRQSLANLYRPNNQTVSLIATIGLGTAMISTLFFLQNQLLEEARFADKEDQPNMLLFDIQTAQLQDVKEKIEQRNLPIMQEVPIVTMHLAAINGIDKQANEALPEEEDYSRWIYNREFRVTYRDTLISSETLAKGTLTPVGARGDSVFVSFEKGFAEGNGLKIGDEIEFNVQGRPIKTYIGSFREVKFNQVSTNFLVLFPNGVLEQAPKFHVLITKTKNDRESADVQADIVRTFPNISVINLGAIVATLEEILGKISFVIQFMAFFSITTGILVLISSLIISKYQRMRESILLRTLGASSAIVSRINTLEYFFLGSLASMSGILLSFGATWLLSEFVFNITFRGAWAEALVLYVAITALTIILGWMNGRKIINQPPMEILRGN, from the coding sequence ATGCCTGATTTTGGATGGATCATGAAGATGGCTTTCCGGGATTTTCGGAAAAACATCTCCCGCCTTTTGTTATTTGTCAGCTCCATTGTAGTGGGAATAGCTGCTTTAGTGGCGATTTCTAGTTTTGGTGAAAACCTGACCAATGATATAAATAATCAGGCGAAGGAACTTCTTGGGGCTGATTTAGTACTGGAAAACAATCAACCTCTGGGAGAGCAGCCAGTTGACTCTATAGCAATTGAAACGGCTTCAGAGGTGAATTTCGCTTCGATGGTGGCCTTTCCTCAAACAGGGGCTAGCCGCCTGACACAAGTTCGTGCTTTGGAGGGGGCGTTTCCCTTTTATGGATTATTGGAAACTATACCAGCATCTGGAGACGAGGATTTCCGCTCTGGAGGTAAAAAGGCGCTGGTAGAAAAAACGCTGATGGCACAATTTGGTGCAGAAGTAGGGGGGATGATTAAAGTCGGGAATGTAGAGTTTATCATCGCAGGAGAGCTTCAGTCTGTGCCGGGACAAACAGGGATTACAGCGACAGTAGCGCCGGCTGTATATATTCCTATGGAATACCTAGAGGAGACAGGCTTGGTGCAGTACGGAAGCCGGGTGAATTATAACCGCTATTATCAATTTGCTCCCGGTACCAATGTAGATGAGCTTATCAAACCCTTTGAGGATCAGTGGGAAATCGACCGTATAGATGCAGATACGGTAGAAGACCAAAAACGATCCACAGGAAGATCATTCTCGAATATGTCAAACTTCCTTAGTTTGGTGGCATTTATTGCCTTGTTGCTGGGATGTGTGGGAGTGGCCAGTGCGGTCAACGTTTTTGTTAAGGAAAAATTGGCTTCTGTTGCTGTATTGCGATGCTTGGGCGTCTCTTCCAGAGATGTATTGTTCATTTATCTGGCAGAGATCAAAATCATGGGGTTGATCGGTGCAATATTAGGGGCATTTCTTGGCACACTTTTACAATACGTCTTGCCGACAGTTTTTGCTGACTTTTTGCCGGTGGAGGTAAGCTTCGGGATTTCCTGGCTTTCAGTAGGCTTTGGAGTGATCACTGGGTTGTTTGTATCCGTGCTCTTTGCACTTTTGCCACTGCTGAAAGTGAGGAATGTGTCACCTATGGCTACGCTGAGACCAGAAACAGCGGATACTACTTTGTTGAGGGATCCGCTCCGTTGGTTGGTGATCCTAGCAATTTTGGCATTTATCTGGGGCTTTAGCTTTTATTTATTGGATCGGGTGGACTTTGCTTTTGGATTTACTGGATTTGTGGTTCTAGCGTTTGGGGTCTTATGGGGTGTGGCACAGGTTATTATATGGGCAGTCCGGAAGTTTTTGCCTATCTCTTTTTCTTATCCTCTTCGTCAGTCACTTGCAAATCTGTATAGGCCCAATAATCAGACTGTTTCTCTTATTGCGACGATAGGATTGGGTACAGCCATGATATCCACTTTGTTTTTTCTTCAAAATCAGCTGCTGGAAGAAGCCAGGTTTGCCGATAAAGAGGATCAGCCGAATATGTTGTTGTTTGATATCCAAACGGCACAGCTGCAAGATGTGAAAGAAAAAATTGAGCAGAGAAATCTGCCTATCATGCAAGAGGTGCCTATTGTGACCATGCATTTGGCAGCTATAAACGGAATTGACAAGCAGGCTAATGAGGCATTGCCGGAGGAGGAAGATTATTCCCGCTGGATTTACAACAGGGAGTTTCGGGTGACCTACCGGGATACGCTGATATCCTCAGAGACCTTGGCAAAAGGGACGTTAACCCCTGTTGGTGCAAGAGGGGATAGTGTCTTTGTTAGTTTTGAGAAAGGGTTTGCAGAGGGGAATGGGCTTAAAATTGGTGATGAAATTGAGTTTAATGTGCAGGGAAGGCCGATCAAGACATACATCGGGAGTTTCCGGGAAGTGAAGTTCAATCAGGTATCCACTAATTTTCTGGTATTATTCCCGAATGGTGTTTTGGAGCAGGCGCCAAAATTCCATGTACTGATCACCAAGACTAAAAATGACCGGGAATCAGCAGATGTGCAAGCAGATATTGTACGGACTTTCCCGAATATTTCTGTCATCAACCTAGGGGCTATAGTGGCAACGTTGGAGGAGATTTTAGGCAAAATCAGTTTCGTGATCCAGTTTATGGCATTCTTTAGTATAACCACAGGGATCTTGGTGCTGATCAGTTCATTGATTATTTCCAAATATCAGCGGATGCGGGAAAGTATTCTGTTGCGGACGCTGGGCGCAAGTTCTGCGATAGTCAGTAGGATCAACACCTTGGAGTATTTCTTCTTGGGGAGTTTGGCGTCGATGTCAGGGATACTGCTGTCCTTTGGGGCGACTTGGTTGTTGAGCGAATTTGTGTTCAATATTACCTTTAGGGGAGCTTGGGCGGAGGCACTGGTTCTTTATGTAGCCATCACAGCATTGACGATCATCTTGGGTTGGATGAATGGTAGAAAGATTATTAATCAACCTCCGATGGAGATATTGAGGGGGAATTAA
- a CDS encoding type II toxin-antitoxin system prevent-host-death family antitoxin, whose amino-acid sequence MDVTTYSNFRQNLKSHLDDVVNDQKALYVTRANGEDVVVISKADYESMQETYYLMSSPKNAERLLHAIDEANKGLGVKRDLIDL is encoded by the coding sequence ATGGACGTCACTACTTACTCTAATTTCCGTCAGAATCTTAAGTCACACTTAGATGACGTGGTCAATGACCAGAAAGCCTTGTATGTCACCCGTGCAAATGGAGAAGATGTAGTAGTCATATCAAAGGCTGACTACGAAAGCATGCAAGAAACCTACTACTTGATGAGCAGCCCAAAAAATGCGGAGAGATTGTTACATGCAATCGATGAGGCGAACAAGGGATTAGGAGTTAAAAGAGATCTCATCGACCTTTAA
- a CDS encoding antibiotic biosynthesis monooxygenase family protein, with protein MLIRIVRMTFRPEAVEDFLENFNTHKNAIRNFSGCQHLELWQDENDKNIFLTHSHWESEEKLNQYRDSELFKSVWTFTKGLFLEKPQAFSSKKMEEVEK; from the coding sequence ATGCTGATTCGCATAGTACGGATGACTTTCAGGCCTGAGGCTGTAGAAGATTTTCTGGAGAATTTCAATACTCATAAAAACGCCATCCGGAATTTCTCTGGCTGTCAGCACCTGGAGTTGTGGCAGGATGAAAATGATAAAAATATTTTTCTTACTCATAGTCACTGGGAAAGTGAGGAAAAGCTCAACCAATACCGTGACTCTGAGCTTTTTAAATCAGTTTGGACGTTTACCAAAGGCCTCTTTTTGGAAAAACCGCAAGCGTTCAGTTCAAAAAAGATGGAAGAAGTAGAAAAATGA